In Triticum aestivum cultivar Chinese Spring chromosome 5B, IWGSC CS RefSeq v2.1, whole genome shotgun sequence, the following proteins share a genomic window:
- the LOC123115193 gene encoding putative F-box/LRR-repeat protein 23 encodes MEDVAAPQSEPTARDWSLLPMDALASIFVRLGAVEVLMGAGLVCHSWLEAAKLPDVWRTVVFENHKVLYQKDETVVRATAKAAVDRSDGQLRVFAGTRFVNDELMEYILERSPSLTTLRLEFCGYVFTKRLVNAIRESPLLQLRNLELDGAYITVGELTDILESCPILEVLLLRHCPMIYDDDEPVETMTIDRDDEMLWLYFSDCEYD; translated from the exons ATGGAAGATGTGGCGGCGCCTCAGTCGGAGCCGACGGCCAGGGACTGGTCGCTGCTTCCCATGGACGCCCTCGCCTCGATCTTCGTCAGGCTCGGCGCCGTCGAGGTCCTCATGGGCGCCGGCCTCGTGTGCCACTCATGGCTCGAGGCGGCCAAGTTGCCAGACGTGTGGCGAACCGTGGTCTTTGAGAACCACAAGGTCTTGTACCAGAAGGATGAAACTGTCGTCCGCGCGACGGCGAAGGCGGCCGTCGACCGTTCCGACGGACAGCTTCGGGTGTTCGCCGGGACGCGGTTTGTCAACGACGAGCTCATGGAGTACATCTTGGAAAG GTCGCCTTCACTGACAACCCTGCGGCTTGAATTCTGTGGCTACGTCTTTACCAAACGACTCGTCAATGCGATAAGAGAGTCACCTCTGCTGCAGCTGCGTAATCTGGAACTCGACGGCGCTTACATAACCGTGGGTGAGCTGACGGACATCCTTGAGAGCTGCCCTATCCTGGAGGTTCTTCTGCTACGCCATTGCCCCATGATCTACGACGACGATGAGCCTGTCGAGACCATGACGATTGATCGTGATGACGAGATGCTCTGGTTGTACTTTTCTGATTGCGAGTACGACTAA